In one window of Carassius auratus strain Wakin unplaced genomic scaffold, ASM336829v1 scaf_tig00214358, whole genome shotgun sequence DNA:
- the LOC113091915 gene encoding leucine-rich repeat neuronal protein 4-like — protein sequence MFLVSPVMFFLLLCVMEFVYTTSVSPSLHQPPLTRVRIIEVEDDYDEESSKTTLSPQSPGVTTSRVIRRPCDYDPCAVQLTPCEKVSAQIGCLCPGLTGPEKRPEAPKLQEVKLDGSGEVFVHWCAPRSTVTYYEVTLKDANKQLVFGEYLRNGAVPGLKVGETVCVAAGNAVGLSETSCARYEPPQPDQVALSAGIIAGSVGFLLLLSALVVILWRRRTCRKGRMGDAEGLGNPSYTNDGPL from the coding sequence ATGTTTCTGGTGTCACCCGTCATGTTTTTCCTCCTCCTCTGTGTGATGGAGTTCGTCTACACCACATCTGTCAGTCCGTCACTGCATCAGCCTCCTCTCACACGTGTTCGCATTATCGAAGTCGAGGATGACTATGATGAAGAAAGTTCAAAGACGACGCTGTCGCCCCAGTCGCCAGGGGTCACGACCTCTCGTGTGATCCGTCGACCTTGTGATTACGACCCCTgtgcagtccagctcaccccttgTGAAAAGGTTTCAGCCCAGATTGGCTGCCTCTGTCCTGGGTTGACGGGGCCGGAGAAGAGACCCGAGGCTCCTAAGCTCCAGGAGGTGAAGCTGGACGGATCCGGCGAAGTGTTTGTGCATTGGTGTGCTCCTCGCTCCACCGTCACCTATTATGAAGTCACACTGAAAGATGCAAACAAGCAGCTGGTTTTTGGTGAATATTTAAGAAATGGTGCCGTACCCGGGCTGAAAGTCGGGGAGACGGTGTGTGTGGCGGCCGGGAATGCAGTGGGACTCAGCGAGACGTCGTGTGCACGGTATGAGCCACCGCAACCTGACCAGGTGGCTCTGAGCGCAGGGATCATCGCAGGGAGCGTCGGCTTCCTGCTGCTGCTTTCAGCGCTCGTCGTTATACTGTGGAGACGAAGGACGTGTCGAAAAGGCAGGATGGGAGACGCCGAGGGCCTTGGAAATCCTTCATACACCAATGATGGACCGCTTTGA